A part of Anabas testudineus chromosome 9, fAnaTes1.2, whole genome shotgun sequence genomic DNA contains:
- the erap2 gene encoding endoplasmic reticulum aminopeptidase 2, translating into MVWMGLLVLSPFLVSLVGCQHTQNSSAPTHPAGEQSPLGTGNLSFPWSRLRLPRYIVPLHYRILLHANLTNLSFTGSVQIQIDVQNNTNWVVLHSKGLQISKATILDQNLSHLSEKVLPVLHNPSHEQIGIFSPRVLSNGQKYFLYIEFGAELAEGFYGFYKSTYRTSTGETRTLALTHFEPTSARMAFPCFDEPSFKANFSVRIRRSPEYTSLSNMPVIKTLKISDDLLEDWFAASVKMSTYLVAFVICDFKSVTATTSSGVQVSIYATPEKWQQTHYALEVAVKMLDFYEEYFNIRYPLPKQDLIAIPDFQSGAMENWGLTTYRETSLLFDPLTSSVTDKLWVTMVIGHELAHQWFGNLVTMEWWNDIWLNEGFARYMEYISVEATYPDLKVEEYLLHTCFAAVGHDSLNSSRPISSSAENPTQIKEMFDTVSYDKGACVLHMLRHFLTDEVFQSGIVRYLRKYSYRNARNQDLWDSLVNTCSEEDFISGKHCYSSSQAAKNAYLFAGEHLDLTAMMNTWTLQKGIPVVTVTRKGSRLLLRQDRFLRTVLPSDSIWPTLQKGFLWHIPLTFKTDASSSIHRHLMTTQTDSIDIGEDVSWVKVNTDMTGYYVVHYEDGGWDVITKLLRENHTALSYKDRTHLIHNAFQLVTAGHLPINKALDLIGYLRLETNTVPLLEGLGYLEAFYRLIEKRNELEVTHNLGKYILQFFRAVIDQQTWSDSGSVSERRLRSEVLALACHLDDPPCLERARQNFKDWLQSNRTLSLPTDVAETVFAVGAQDDHGWASLLHEYNISLSAAQKAKILFALTCSRDTNKLQRLLELGLEGKVIRLQDLSSLILMVARNPQGYHLAWDFVKENWDSLVQKLQLGSFCIRNIIIGTTGQFTSPEELAEVQLFFESIKEQVSQLRATQVALDNVKKNVRWVQRNLEPLKNWLNYQMQ; encoded by the exons ATGGTTTGGATGGGACTGTTAGTGCTGTCTCCGTTTCTTGTGTCTCTGGTTGggtgtcaacacacacagaattcaTCAGCTCCTACTCACCCAGCAGGAGAACAGTCTCCTTTGGGCACTGGCAATCTGTCCTTCCCGTGGAGCCGTCTCCGCCTGCCACG GTACATTGTTCCTCTTCACTACCGCATCCTCCTGCACGCCAACCTCACAAATCTCAGTTTCACTGGCTCAGTGCAGATCCAGATTGATGTccagaacaacacaaactggGTTGTATTACACAGCAAGGGTCTGCAGATCTCCAAGGCCACCATACTGGACCAGAACCTTTCTCATCTATCCGAAAAG GTTCTTCCAGTTCTTCATAACCCTTCCCATGAGCAGATTGGCATTTTCTCTCCCAGGGTTCTCAGCAATGGGCAAAAGTACTTTCTGTATATTGAGTTTGGGGCAGAACTGGCAGAAGGATTCTACGGCTTCTATAAGAGCACCTACAGAACCAGCACAGGAGAGACCAG AACCTTAGCTTTAACTCACTTTGAGCCCACAAGCGCTCGGATGGCATTTCCTTGTTTTGATGAGCCAAGCTTCAAAGCCAACTTCTCCGTACGAATCAGGAGGAGCCCAGAGTACACTTCTCTGTCCAACATGCCTGTG ATCAAGACACTTAAAATAAGCGATGACCTACTGGAGGACTGGTTTGCTGCCAGTGTAAAGATGAGCACATACCTTGTAGCTTTTGTCATCTGTGACTTCAAATCTGTCACTGCCACAACATCTTCTGGGGTGCAG gtgtccATCTATGCCACTCCTGAAAAGTGGCAGCAAACCCACTACGCCCTGGAAGTGGCCGTCAAAATGCTGGACTTCTATGAAGAGTACTTCAACATCCGCTATCCTCTACCCAAACAAG ATCTAATAGCTATTCCAGACTTCCAGTCTGGGGCAATGGAGAACTGGGGTCTAACCACATACAGAGAGACCAGTCTTCTCTTTGACCCCCTCACATCTTCGGTTACTGATAAACTCTGGGTTACTATGGTGATTGGCCACGAGCTCGCtcatcag TGGTTTGGGAACTTGGTGACCATGGAGTGGTGGAATGATATCTGGCTTAATGAAGGATTTGCCAGATACATGGAGTACATTTCAGTGGAGGCCACCTACCCTGATCTCAAAGTG GAGGAATATCTGCTGCACACCTGTTTCGCAGCAGTTGGTCATGATTCATTGAACTCCTCTCGGCCAATTTCCAGCTCAGCAGAGAACCCGACGCAAATCAAAGAGATGTTTGACACAGTCTCCTATGACAAA GGAGCCTGCGTCCTGCACATGCTGCGACACTTCCTGACAGATGAGGTGTTTCAGAGTGGGATAGTACGATACCTCCGCAAATACAGCTACAGAAACGCACGCAACCAGGACCTGTGGGACAGTCTGGTCAAT ACATGCTCAGAAGAGGACTTCATTTCTGGGAAACACTgctacagcagcagccaggCTGCTAAGAATGCA TACCTATTTGCAGGGGAACATCTGGACCTGACAGCTATGATGAACACTTGGACTCTGCAGAAAGGTATTCCTGTGGTAACAGTAACGCGGAAAGGCTCTCGACTGCTGCTGAGACAGGACAGATTCCTGAGGACAGTCCTGCCCTCTGACTCTATCTGGCCAACACTGCAAAAAGG TTTCCTTTGGCACATCCCGCTGACGTTCAAGACGGACGCTTCCAGCAGCATCCACAGACACCTAATGACAACACAAACAG aCAGTATAGACATAGGAGAGGATGTCAGCTGGGTGAAGGTAAACACTGACATGACAGGGTATTACGTGGTCCATTACGAGGACGGCGGTTGGGATGTGATCACCAAACTGCTGAGGGAGAACCACACTGCTCTGAGCTACAAAGACAGGACTCACCTGATACACAACGCCTTTCAACTAGTGAC GGCAGGCCATCTGCCAATCAATAAAGCCTTAGACCTGATTGGTTATTTGCGATTAGAGACAAACACAGTGCCTCTCCTCGAAGGACTGGGCTATTTGGAGGCCTTTTACCGGTTGATTGAGAAAAGGAATGAGCTTGAAGTGACACACAATCTGGGA aAGTACATCCTGCAATTTTTCCGTGCTGTCATTGACCAGCAGACTTGGAGTGACAGCGGCTCTGTGTCAGAGCGACGTCTGAGGTCAGAGGTCCTGGCACTGGCTTGTCACCTGGATGATCCACCCTGTCTGGAAAGGGCACGTCAGAATTTCAAAGACTGGCTTCAGTCCAACAGGACACTCAG CTTACCCACTGATGTGGCAGAGACAGTGTTTGCAGTTGGAGCTCAGGACGACCATGGATGGGCCTCCCTCTTACACGAATACAACATCTCcctctctgcagcacaaaaaGCCAAAATTCTGTTTGCCTTGACTTGCAGCAGAGACACCAACAAACTGCAAAG ACTGCTGGAGCTGGGTCTGGAAGGAAAGGTGATTCGATTACAGGACCTGTCCTCTCTGATCCTGATGGTGGCTAGAAACCCACAGGGATATCACCTTGCCTGGGACTTTGTCAAAGAGAACTGGGACTCACTGGTTCAAAA GCTCCAGTTGGGTTCATTTTGTATCAGAAACATCATCATTGGCACCACAGGCCAGTTTACATCTCCAGAAGAACTCGCTGAA GTGCAGCTGTTCTTTGAGTCCATCAAAGAACAGGTGTCTCAGCTGAGAGCTACTCAGGTTGCCCTGGACAATGTGAAGAAAAACGTTCGCTGGGTTCAGAGGAACCTCGAGCCTCTGAAAAACTGGCTGAATTATCAAATGCAGTGA
- the slc14a2 gene encoding urea transporter 2 encodes MHLVPILGHMPGSHCTKDIQKNITSAAQPTSSPATTGFTELQPLMAHLDLPSEHMEANDPVQPAGATTLQRAWARFLKGVSYFSGDMAAFGKWMEKQFILLQLLDWVLRGAAQVMFVNNPLSGLIIFAGLILQNYWWALNGFVGTLSATISALILQQNRGAIAAGLYGYNGILVGLLMAVFSSAGDWYWWLLLPNIFMSMMCPVVSSALASINSRWDLPVFTLPFNILVCLHMVATGHYNPYFPQVLIQPRSQMPNITWAEVNVAKLFKSIPVGIGQVYGCDNPWTGGIFIISLFISSPITCVHAVLGSAAGMVSGLALAAPFGDIYFGLWGYNSVLACIAIGGMFYALTWQVHLLAITCAFFCAYLSSAISNIMSRFGLPACTWPFCLSALTFLLLTTGTNRIFKLPLAKVTYPEKNLGFFWKLKKQEKKEKAEKERKEKEDQRKAIEDQVTLNDKLQLRIELERMEEGRVASEISDSKNDSAPPAEHQDTAEEVRNNDLTEVTFADYV; translated from the exons ATGCATCTTGTACCTATTCTGGGACATATGCCTGGATCACACTGCACAAAG GATATTCAAAAGAATATCACATCTGCTGCACAGCCCACCAGCTCTCCTGCCACCACCGGCTTTACT GAACTCCAGCCACTAATGGCGCACCTTGACCTGCCATCTGAGCACATGGAGGCGAATGACCCGGTGCAGCCTGCAGGAGCCACGACCCTGCAGAGGGCCTGGGCCCGCTTCCTCAAGGGAGTATCCTACTTCTCTGGAGACATGGCAGCATTTGGAAAATGGATGGAAA AACAGTTCATCTTGCTGCAGTTGCTGGACTGGGTTTTGCGAGGAGCTGCCCAGGTTATGTTTGTCAACAACCCTCTGAGTGGCCTCATTATTTTTGCCGGCCTCATCCTGCAGAACTACTGGTGGGCCCTCAACGGCTTTGTGGGCACACTTTCTGCTACCATTTCTGCTCTCATTCTGCAACAGAACAG GGGTGCAATAGCTGCAGGGCTGTATGGATACAACGGCATCCTTGTGGGTCTGCTGATGGCTGTGTTCTCCAGTGCAGGAGACTGGTACTGGTGGCTTCTGCTCCCCAACATCTTCATGTCCATGATGTg CCCAGTTGTGTCCAGCGCCCTGGCATCTATTAACAGCCGCTGGGACCTGCCAGTGTTCACCCTGCCCTTCAACATCCTAGTGTGTCTTCACATGGTCGCGACCGGCCACTACAACCCCTACTTCCCTCAAGTCCTCATTCAGCCTCGCTCACAGATGCCCAACATCACCTGGGCTGAAGTTAACGTAGCAAAG CTCTTCAAGTCAATTCCAGTAGGAATAGGCCAAGTCTATGGCTGCGACAACCCTTGGACAGGGGGCATTTTTATCATCTCACTCTTCATCTCTTCCCCCATCACATGTGTTCATGCTGTCCTTGGATCAGCAGCAGGAATGGTCTCAG gtctggCTCTGGCGGCTCCTTTTGGAGACATTTATTTTGGCCTCTGGGGATATAACAGTGTGTTAGCATGCATCGCCATTGGAGGAATGTTTTATGCTCTCACCTGGCAGGTGCACCTGCTCGCCATTACTTGTG CATTTTTCTGCGCATACCTCAGCTCAGCCATTTCTAATATCATGTCCAGG TTTGGTTTGCCAGCCTGCACCTggcctttctgtctctctgccctcactttcctcctcctgaCAACGGGGACCAATAGGATTTTCAAGCTGCCTCTGGCCAAAGTCACCTACCCTGAGAAAAACCTGGGCTTCTTCTGGAAGCTGaagaagcaggagaaaaaagagaaagctgagaaagagaggaaagaaaaggaggatcAGCGGAAAGCCATCGAAGATCAAGTGACACTAAATGACAAATTGCAACTGAGAATTGAGCTTGAAAGAATGGAAGAAGGGAGGGTCGCCAGTGAGATATCGGACAGTAAGAATGACAGTGCTCCTCCTGCAGAACATCAGGATACTGCAGAAGAAGTCAGAAATAATGACCTCACAGAGGTCACGTTTGCTGATTATGTTTAA
- the lnpep gene encoding leucyl-cystinyl aminopeptidase has protein sequence MDPFDSTERASLPRNMIENSMFEEEPDVVDLAKDSTTFPTFPPLDPDEVAYEPRSSRLLVRGLGENDMDDEEEDCESSARLLGMSFMNRSSANRSNSSPYTRQSPPRSCSRPSTRNMVVCVLFLVIVASMAMVLYFLPGCTFTKAGCRKTDNNTPLEPVYPLSTNGEMFPWAQYQLPHSIRPLSYDLTLNPDLNSMTFTGRTVINMSVLHNTKRIVLHGTDLNITKATFKLGDGEDRNVTVLEYKPNEQLAIKFSEELKAGQYCVLTLDYSANLSHTYGGFYNSSYYDKDGNKSVLAATQFEPLSARKAFPCFDEPSFKATFLIKISRKPDYMTLSNMPKAKSTPLTNGLMLDEFEKTSVNMSTYLVAFIVANFIPINRTVSNTLVSVYSVPEKKEHTEYALETASKLLEFYNQFFEIDYPLKKLDLVAIPDFLAGAMENWGLITFRETSLLVGKQSSSLEKQVVAYIIAHELAHQWFGNLVTMSWWNDLWLNEGFATYMEYMSLQAVLPELDIGNLFLTTRFRALDKDALNSSHPLSTEVNTREQVEEMFDVISYQKGASILLMLNASLPGDQQFRKGIIQYLKQFSGLNTDTSDLWNSLTQVEVSTQHQNVSEMMSSWTSQKGFPLVTVSRKGDQVTLQQEHFLLTSENTTHNSSLWNIPVTYVNDSCSLAPECRQVFTLKTKSATLKLPESVKWLKLNYRNTGFYIVHYEDEGWAALTEALSSNISVLTHEDRASLIHNIFALSRLERVSFRQVLNLLNYMSNETETAPVTEALLQLKNIYRLLDKRQEQELVARMESYILNIFGSLMSKQTWEEEKNVSKQELRSTLLEMACSLNQENCTQKARSLFKHYAEPAGTFRIPGDLQQVVFNVAAQSDEDWMTLLNMYANATYDSEKRKILQGLASSQNAQHLVWILKEALKGDIIPTQELPLIISTVSNGFTGYLFAWDFIQQNWFRLIEKFSVGSFAIQTIIKSATSQFSTQTHLDQVQRFFSSLKEHGSQMRSVQEALETIKLNQRWMNRNLPNLQKWL, from the exons ATGGATCCATTTGATAGTACAg AGCGAGCAAGCTTGCCGAGGAACATGATTGAAAACAGCATGTTTGAAGAAGAGCCTGATGTCGTGGATTTGGCCAAAGACTCCACTACGTTTCCA ACGTTTCCTCCTCTTGACCCAGATGAGGTGGCATATGAGCCTCGTAGCTCACGACTGCTTGTGCGAGGCCTGGGAGAGAACGACatggatgatgaggaggaggactgCGAGTCTTCAGCCCGTCTGCTGGGCATGTCCTTCATGAACCGTAGCTCTGCTAACAGATCCAACTCTTCCCCTTACACCAGACAGTCTCCACCCAG GTCTTGCTCACGACCCTCGACCCGTAACATGGTCGTATGTGTCCTGTTCCTAGTCATAGTGGCCTCTATGGCCATGGTCCTCTACTTCTTACCTGGATGCACCTTTACTAAG GCAGGTTGTCGtaagacagacaacaacactcCCTTGGAGCCAGTCTACCCTTTGTCCACAAAtggtgaaatgtttccatggGCGCAGTACCAGCTTCCTCACAGCATACGTCCTCTCAGCTATGACCTCACCCTGAACCCTGATCTCAATAGCATGACATTCACAGGCCGCACTGTTATTAACATGTCTGTGCTACACAACACCAAGCGCATCGTCCTGCATGGCACTGATCTCAACATTACCAAAGCAACCTTTAAG TTAGGTGATGGGGAGGATAGAAATGTGACTGTACTGGAGTACAAACCCAATGAACAGTTAGCCATTAAGTTCTCTGAAGAGCTAAAGGCTGGCCAGTACTGTGTTTTGACCCTGGATTATTCTGCCAACCTCTCACACACCTATGGCGGCTTCTACAACAGCTCATACTATGATAAAGATGGAAACAAAAG TGTGCTGGCTGCAACCCAGTTTGAGCCATTGTCAGCTAGGAAGGCCTTCCCCTGCTTTGATGAACCATCTTTCAAAGCTACATTTCTCATTAAAATCAGCAGAAAACCAGACTACATGACTCTTTCTAATATGCCTAAG gccAAGTCTACACCACTTACCAATGGCCTCATGCTGGATGAGTTTGAAAAAACCAGTGTCAACATGAGCACCTACCTGGTGGCCTTCATTGTTGCTAACTTCATCCCTATAAACCGAACCGTCTCAAACACTCTG gtaTCTGTGTACTCTGTGCCAGAGAAGAAGGAGCACACCGAGTATGCTCTGGAAACGGCTTCCAAACTCCTGGAGTTCTACAATCAATTCTTTGAAATTGACTACCCCCTAAAAAAACTAg ACTTGGTAGCCATCCCAGACTTTCTGGCAGGAGCCATGGAGAACTGGGGGCTCATCACTTTCAGAGAGACCAGCCTGCTGGTGGGCAAACAGTCCTCTTCTTTGGAAAAACAAGTGGTGGCTTACATCATAGCTCACGAGCTGGCTCATCAG TGGTTTGGAAACCTGGTAACTATGAGCTGGTGGAACGACCTGTGGCTCAACGAAGGCTTTGCCACTTACATGGAGTACATGTCATTGCAGGCAGTGTTGCCCGAGCTGGACATT GGTAATTTGTTTCTGACAACGCGGTTTAGAGCCTTGGACAAAGATGCTCTAAATTCCTCCCACCCGTTGTCAACAGAGGTTAATACACGTGAACAGGTGGAAGAGATGTTTGATGTTATCTCCTATCAAAAg GGTGCGTCCATTCTTCTGATGCTGAATGCCTCCCTGCCAGGGGATCAGCAGTTCAGAAAGGGTATCATTCAGTATCTAAAACAGTTCAGTGGactaaacacagacaccagtGACCTCTGGAATAGCCttacacag GTCGAGGTCTCAACGCAGCACCAGAATGTGTCAGAGATGATGAGCTCCTGGACATCACAAAAAGGCTTCCCATTGGTCACTGTAAGCCGCAAAGGAGATCAAGTGACCCTCCAACAGGAGCATTTCCTTCTCACATCTGAAAATACTACACATAATTCCAG TTTGTGGAATATTCCAGTGACGTACGTAAACGACAGCTGTAGTTTGGCCCCTGAGTGCAGACAGGTGTTCACTCTGAAGACCAAGTCAG ccaCTCTTAAGCTTCCAGAAAGTGTAAAGTGGCTGAAGTTGAACTACAGAAACACAGGATTCTACATCGTCCACTACGAAGATGAGGGCTGGGCTGCTCTTACAGAAGCTTTGTCCAGTAATATCAGCGTTCTGACACATGAAGACCGTGCATCACTGATACACAACATCTTTGCTCTCTCCAG ACTGGAACGTGTTTCCTTCCGTCAAGTCCTTAACCTGTTGAACTATATGTCCAATGAAACTGAGACTGCTCCTGTGACAGAGGCCTTGTTACAGCTCAAAAATATCTATAGGCTGCTTGACAAAAGACAGGAGCAAGAGCTTGTGGCTCGGATGGAG aGTTATATTCTGAACATTTTTGGTTCACTGATGAGCAAACAAAcctgggaggaggagaagaatgTATCTAAGCAGGAGTTACGCTCCACCCTGCTGGAGATGGCCTGTAGTCTGAATCAAGAAAACTGCACTCAGAAAGCCAGATCTCTGTTCAAACATTATGCTGAGCCTGCTGGGACCTTTCG GATACCAGGTGATCTACAGCAAGTAGTTTTCAATGTGGCTGCTCAGTCTGATGAAGATTGGATGACTCTGCTCAACATGTATGCAAATGCCACCTATGATTCAGAGAAGCGAAAAATACTTCAGGGCCTAGCTTCCTCTCAGAATGCACAGCATTTAGTATG GATTCTAAAGGAAGCTCTGAAGGGGGATATTATCCCGACACAGGAGTTGCCTTTGATCATCAGCACTGTGTCAAACGGCTTCACTGGCTACTTGTTTGCCTGGGATTTTATACAACAGAACTGGTTCCGCCTCATAGAGAA GTTCTCTGTGGGCTCCTTTGCTATCCAGACAATCATCAAATCTGCCACCTCGCAgttctccacacagacacatcttgATCAA GTGCAGCGTTTCTTCTCCAGTCTGAAGGAGCATGGCTCTCAGATGAGGAGTGTGCAGGAAGCTTTAGAAACCATCAAGCTGAACCAGCGCTGGATGAACAGGAACCTGCCTAATCTGCAGAAGTGGCTGTAA